In Candidatus Polarisedimenticolaceae bacterium, the genomic stretch CGCACAGGAGAACGGCGGCGACGAGGAAGCGCCTCACGACCACGCCGTCGGAATCCTGAGGGTCCGTCCCAACTTGTCCCGGTGCAGGAGGTAACCCTGCGCACGGCCCATCTCCCAGAGGCGTCGCGTCACGTCGACGTCCTTCCTGCAGTACTGCTCGATGAGGTCGATGCGCCCCTGCTTCCACCACTGCAGGCTCTGGAGGCCGTCCCCCGCCTTCGACTCGCCGAGGTTGACCTCCGAGAGGTGGCCCAGCGAGACGCGGAAGCCGACGCAGTCATGGATGACGCCGAGCAGGTCGAGCGTCCGGATGCGTCCGAGGTCGCGATCGGTGTACCCCGAGAGGACCGCGAGATCGAACCGGTCGATGTTGAATCCGATCACACGATCGGCGAAGGCGAGGTCGAGGAGAAGCCGCTCGACGTCGGTTTCGTAATAGGTCCGGTAGCACCGCGCTGCGGCATCGAAGACGACGGCGAGAGCGAGCCCCATCTTCGCGACGTGGTTCCAGCCGCCGACCTCGTCGGCGCTGCGCTGGGTCTCGAGATCGAAGACGAGCACGCGATCGCCCGAGACGGCCGGCGTGGGGACGGCGCGCGTGATCCCGTGCTTCTTGATCGGCGGAGCGACCGGAACGGGCACCGACGTATCGTCGAGGTCGACGGCCTCGTCCCCGAGCACGATCGCGAGGAGACGTGTCGCCCCGGCCTTGTCGAGGGGCTTGTTGCCGTTCCCGCACTTCGGTGACTGGATGCAGGCGGGGCAGCCGGCGTCGCACGGGCACGCGGCGATCGCCTCGCGCGTCTTGGCGAGGAGGGTCTCGAGGTCGCGGAAGGCGCGCTCGGCGAGCCCCGCGCCTCCCGGCACTCCGTCGTAGAGGAAGATCGCAGGCCCCCCGATCTGCGGGTGCATCGTGTAGGAGATCCCGCCGACGTCGCCACGGTCGGCGATCGCGAGCAGCGGGAAGAGCCCGATCGCGGCGTGCTCGGCGGCGTGGAGCCCTCCCATGAAGTGCAGACCGTCGGCGGCGAACGCCGTGGCGAGCGCCGGGGGGATCTCGATCCATAGACCGGTCGTCTCGTACATCAAAGGCGGTGCGTCGAGCGGATAGGTCGCGATCGCCTCGCCGCCGAAGAGGCGCTTCTTCTGATACTCGCGAATGCGGACGGTCACCTTCAGGCGGCCGAAACCGACGGAGATCGCGCCGCCGGGAACCGGCAGCGCGCGCTCCTCCAGCCGGTCGAGGATCTCCGTCTCCTTCTCGCCGAGGACGACGGTGTAGTAGTCCGCGCGCACCGATCGCGCGATCACGCGCTTGTGCTCCGCCTCGAGGGCGTCGATCACGTACGACTGGCCGGCGTGCAGGTAGATCGCGCCCGGATGACATTCGTGCCAGACGCGCATCGCGTCGATCGTACCGAGCATGCGCCCGCGCCCCGCTTCGAGGATGGCGTAGGGCGCACCGGCGCTGCGCGGGCTGATCTCGCGCTGCGGGCGCCTCCGGTAGGAAACGTAGCGCCGCCCTTCCGCATCCTTGGCGAGCCGGCCGGCCGCCGTCAGGTCCCGGACGAGGTCGCGGCCGCGCGGATCGAGCGCATCGACCTCCGTCGAGGTCAGCGCTTCTTCGGCCGCCGCGCACACGAGGTGCGCGCCGGCGACGACCGGGTTCCATGGATCGAGGACCGCTCGCTCGAACGCGCCGTCGAAGAGCTCGTCGGGATGCGCGACCAGGTACTGATCGAGCGCGTCGGGCAGCGCGATGAGGATGACGAGCGCGTCGCGCCCTTCACGCCCGACCCGGCCGATGCGCTGCCACGTCGACGTGCGCGAGCCCGGATAGCCGACGAGCACGCAGACGTCCAGCCCGCCCACGTCGATGCCCAACTCGAGCGCGCTCGTCGAGAGGACGGCGAGCAGCTCGCCGGAGTAGAGCTTCTTCTCGATCGCGCGCCGCTCCTCGGGAAGGTAGCCCGCGCGATACGGGGCGACGTGGCGGCGGAGCTCGGGGGCCTCCTGCGCGATCCACGTGTGGAGCAGCTCCGTGACGCGCCTCGCCTTCGTGAACGCGATCGTCCGCGCTCCTTCCCGCGCCGCGGCGACGACCGCGCGCACCGCGGCCGTGTAGGGCGAGACGGTGACCGGATTGACGACGATCACGTCCCGCGCGGCCGAAGGCGCGCCCGATCGGTCGACGAGGCGGAACGGCACCCCCGCGAGCGACGCCGCGAACTCGTCGGCGCGCCCGATCGTCGCCGACGCCGCGACGAACGACGGCGACGCCCCGTGGAGCGCGGCGAGGCGCCGCAGTCTCCGCACGATGTGGTGGACGTGGGCGCCGAAAACGCCGCGGTAGACGTGGAGCTCGTCGAGCACCACGTAGCGGAGGCGCGCGAGGAACGGCGCCCAGTCGGCGTGGTACGGGAGGATCCCCGCATGGAGCATGTCGGGGTTCGTGATGAGGACGTCGGGCGGGTCTTGCTTGATCTTGCGGCGCATGCCGTCGGGCGTGTCGCCGTCGTAGATCTCGAAGGTCGGCGGGCGGAGGCGTCCGGTCGCCGCGGCGAGCGCGCGGAGCGTAGCGAGCTGGTCCTGCGCGAGTGCCTTCGTGGGGTAGAGAAAGAGCGACGTCCCCGGCGGGTCGCCGAGCGCGGCCTCGATCGCGGGGAGCGCGAAGACGAGCGACTTGCCCGACGCCGTCGGCGTCGCGACGAGCACGTTCTCCCCCGCGCGCGCGGCATCGAGCGCCGCCGCCTGGTGCGCGTAGAGCCTCTCGGCGCCGAGCGCACGATGGGCCTCCTCGATCTCCCGGGGAAGCGGGCGCTCCGTCGCCGCGTACCGGGGTTCGGATCCGTCGAGACGTCGATGATGGGCGACCTTGGGGCCGAGGAGCGGATGCTCCAGGATGCGGCGGACGACCGGATTCATGTGGGGCTCGCGGGAGGAGGCCGGGCCGCGGATTATAGCCCGGCGAGCGCCTCGCGGGTCCGCACCGTGTCGGGGTGCTCGTCCCCGAGGACACGCTCGCGGATGCCGAGCGCTTTCTCGAATGCTTCCTTGGCCTCCGCGGTCCGCGCCTGCCGGCGCCGGAGCTCGGCGAGGTGGACGAGCGCGGCGGCGCGGGCGGGGTTGTCCGGAGGAAGGCTCGCATCGAACGCCGCGAGCGACTTCGTCAATGCCTCCTCGGCACGCTCGAGCTTCCCGTCGGCCAGGTACATCTCCCCGAGCGCGTCCTGGACCGGAGCGACGTCGGCGCTCGAGTCACCGAACAAGATCGTCCGGCTTTCGAGCGCTTCCTCCAGGAGCGGCGCGGCTTCCGCGGTCCGCCCTCGTCTCACGAGAACGAGACCGAGCATGTAGACGCCGCGGATGTGGTTGATGTCGGTAGGCTGATAGGCGTTTCGCAGACGCAGCGCCTCCCGCTGCTCCGCCTCCGCGCGCTCGAGATCCCCGCGAATGAGGTAGAGGGTTCCCAGGCTGTCGTGGGCGGAGGCGACGTACGGAAGCCAGTTCGGCTTCGACGATCCGTACAGGGCCAGTGCTTCCCGGATCAGCGCCTCCGCGTCGTCGAGCTTGCCGAGGTCCCGCCGCACGCAGCCCAGGTTCTCCAGGATGTAGCCGAGATCGTCGTGCCGCGTGTCGGGACGCGAGCGCGCCCGAGCGGCCGCCGACGCGAAGATCGCCTCGGCCTCGCGAAGCCGTCCTGCGATCACGAGGTATTCGCCAAGGCTGATCGTGCGCGCGGAGGCCTCCCAATCCGGGTCGCGCAGAACGTCCTTCCGGATCTCGACGGCGCGCGTGAGACACCGGATCGCCGGGTCGTAGAGGCTCGCGGTCGCGAGCGCGGCGCCGACGTGCTCGAGCAGGCTCACCGTCGCTTCCGGTCGATCCGGCCAGCGTGTCTCGAGGGACGAGACGAGCCGCTCGACCGCTTGCGGATCGAGCACGCGGTCGGAATAGATCCCGAACGTCAGGTCCGCGCGCACGAGCTCGGAGAGGACCTTCGCGCCCCGCTGTGCCGCGCGTGCCTCCTGGTTCGCGCGGTTCCGCTCGGCGACCAGGTTTCGAGCGACCACCGTCATCGCGATGCCGAATCCCGCGAGGAGCACGACGACGAGGGCGAGCGCCGCGAACGGCACCTTGTGCCGGACGACGAGTTTCCGGAGCTGGTAGGCCGCGCTCGGCGTGCGTGCGAGGACCGGCTGGCCCGCGCGGAACCGGCGCAGGTCGTCCGCGAGCGCCGAGACCGAGCCGTAGCGGCGGTCGGGGTCCTTCTCGAGCGCCGTGCCGACGATCGTCGCGAGATCGGGATCGAGCCGCCACGGTGCCTTCCACAGGCTCCGGAGCGCACGGGGCGGCTCGTCGCGCAGCACGCGCGGCACGTCGAACGCCGGGACCTCCTCGAGATCGAACGGGTGCGCCTTCACGAGCATCTCGTGGAGGACGATGCCGAGCGCATAGACGTCGGCGCGCGCGTCGACGCGGTCGGGATCGCCGGCGAGCTGCTCGGGGCTCATGTAGGCGAGTGTCCCGCGGAGCGTGCCGAGCTCGGTCGCCTGCGTGGCCCGCACGAGGTCGACGTCGGTGATCCGGGCGAGGCCGAAGTCGAGGACCTTGACGTGCCCGTCGATCGTCACGACCAGGTTCGACGGCTTCAGATCGCGGTGGAGGACGCCTCGTTGATGCGCGTACGCGACGGCGTCCGCGATCTCGAGGAAGAGCCCGAGGCGTTTCTCGATCTCCTCACGCGAAGGCGGATCGGGCCTCGATGCGAGCCAGGCGTCGAGCGCCTCGCCGAACGCGAGCTCCATGGCGAAGTAGTGGAATCCGTCGTCGGTGCGTCCCGAGGCGTAGAGGCTCGCGATCCCGGCGTGCTCGAGCCGTGCCAGCGCTTGGACCTCACGCCGGAAGAGGCGCAGCACGGCTTCGTCGACGAACTGCTCGCCGCGCACGACCTTGAGCGCGACACGGCGCCCGGTCTCCGTCTCGGCGGCCTCGTACACGACCCCCATCCCGCCCCGCCCGATCTCGCGGACGATCGAGAACGTGCCGATCGCGGAGGGAGGCCCGATGTCGCGCGTCATCGCGAGCGAGAAGATACGTCGTCCGGGAGCGGCGCCGTGAGATCGATCGCGCCGACGACGATGCGTGCGCAGTGCAGGAGATGGCGCGTCGGGCCACCCTCGTCGCGCCGCGCGTCCCGGACCCCACGGACGAGATCGAGATAGTCCGCATCGGGCCGCCCGTAGAGGATGTCTCCGACGATCGCGTGTCCGATCGCCTCGAGATGGACGCGGAGCTGATGGCGGCGTCCGGTCTCCGGGAACAGGCGCAGCAGTGTCGCGCCGCCGAGCCGGCGCTCCACGCGCCACCGCGTCACCGCGCGCTCGCCGCCTTCGACCACCGAGCGGCGCACGAACACCTTGCGCCCTTCGACTTCGCCGATCGGACGATCGATCGTCCCCTCGTCGCCTTCGATCTCGCCCGTCACGATCGCGACGTACTCCTTGTGGACCTCGCCGCGCTCGAACGCGGTCGCAAGCGTGCTCGCGGCCCCCGCGTCTTCTGCGACGAGGAGGACGCCCGACGTCTCGCGGTCGAGACGGTGGACGAGACGCAGCTCCTCGCAGCCTTCCTGACGGCGCAGCATGCGAATGATCGTGTTCTCGCGGACCGTGTTCACCGGATGGACCGGAATCCCCGCCGGCTTGTCGACCGCGAGC encodes the following:
- a CDS encoding DEAD/DEAH box helicase, with protein sequence MNPVVRRILEHPLLGPKVAHHRRLDGSEPRYAATERPLPREIEEAHRALGAERLYAHQAAALDAARAGENVLVATPTASGKSLVFALPAIEAALGDPPGTSLFLYPTKALAQDQLATLRALAAATGRLRPPTFEIYDGDTPDGMRRKIKQDPPDVLITNPDMLHAGILPYHADWAPFLARLRYVVLDELHVYRGVFGAHVHHIVRRLRRLAALHGASPSFVAASATIGRADEFAASLAGVPFRLVDRSGAPSAARDVIVVNPVTVSPYTAAVRAVVAAAREGARTIAFTKARRVTELLHTWIAQEAPELRRHVAPYRAGYLPEERRAIEKKLYSGELLAVLSTSALELGIDVGGLDVCVLVGYPGSRTSTWQRIGRVGREGRDALVILIALPDALDQYLVAHPDELFDGAFERAVLDPWNPVVAGAHLVCAAAEEALTSTEVDALDPRGRDLVRDLTAAGRLAKDAEGRRYVSYRRRPQREISPRSAGAPYAILEAGRGRMLGTIDAMRVWHECHPGAIYLHAGQSYVIDALEAEHKRVIARSVRADYYTVVLGEKETEILDRLEERALPVPGGAISVGFGRLKVTVRIREYQKKRLFGGEAIATYPLDAPPLMYETTGLWIEIPPALATAFAADGLHFMGGLHAAEHAAIGLFPLLAIADRGDVGGISYTMHPQIGGPAIFLYDGVPGGAGLAERAFRDLETLLAKTREAIAACPCDAGCPACIQSPKCGNGNKPLDKAGATRLLAIVLGDEAVDLDDTSVPVPVAPPIKKHGITRAVPTPAVSGDRVLVFDLETQRSADEVGGWNHVAKMGLALAVVFDAAARCYRTYYETDVERLLLDLAFADRVIGFNIDRFDLAVLSGYTDRDLGRIRTLDLLGVIHDCVGFRVSLGHLSEVNLGESKAGDGLQSLQWWKQGRIDLIEQYCRKDVDVTRRLWEMGRAQGYLLHRDKLGRTLRIPTAWS
- a CDS encoding serine/threonine-protein kinase codes for the protein MTRDIGPPSAIGTFSIVREIGRGGMGVVYEAAETETGRRVALKVVRGEQFVDEAVLRLFRREVQALARLEHAGIASLYASGRTDDGFHYFAMELAFGEALDAWLASRPDPPSREEIEKRLGLFLEIADAVAYAHQRGVLHRDLKPSNLVVTIDGHVKVLDFGLARITDVDLVRATQATELGTLRGTLAYMSPEQLAGDPDRVDARADVYALGIVLHEMLVKAHPFDLEEVPAFDVPRVLRDEPPRALRSLWKAPWRLDPDLATIVGTALEKDPDRRYGSVSALADDLRRFRAGQPVLARTPSAAYQLRKLVVRHKVPFAALALVVVLLAGFGIAMTVVARNLVAERNRANQEARAAQRGAKVLSELVRADLTFGIYSDRVLDPQAVERLVSSLETRWPDRPEATVSLLEHVGAALATASLYDPAIRCLTRAVEIRKDVLRDPDWEASARTISLGEYLVIAGRLREAEAIFASAAARARSRPDTRHDDLGYILENLGCVRRDLGKLDDAEALIREALALYGSSKPNWLPYVASAHDSLGTLYLIRGDLERAEAEQREALRLRNAYQPTDINHIRGVYMLGLVLVRRGRTAEAAPLLEEALESRTILFGDSSADVAPVQDALGEMYLADGKLERAEEALTKSLAAFDASLPPDNPARAAALVHLAELRRRQARTAEAKEAFEKALGIRERVLGDEHPDTVRTREALAGL
- a CDS encoding RluA family pseudouridine synthase, which gives rise to MSEPQTVFAVGERDRGKRLDLFMHERIPGLSRARIQRAIEERVILSWGVRPRASTPVRPGGEVRIGYTPIVEELLDLEIPVLARGDGWLAVDKPAGIPVHPVNTVRENTIIRMLRRQEGCEELRLVHRLDRETSGVLLVAEDAGAASTLATAFERGEVHKEYVAIVTGEIEGDEGTIDRPIGEVEGRKVFVRRSVVEGGERAVTRWRVERRLGGATLLRLFPETGRRHQLRVHLEAIGHAIVGDILYGRPDADYLDLVRGVRDARRDEGGPTRHLLHCARIVVGAIDLTAPLPDDVSSRSR